The following is a genomic window from Meriones unguiculatus strain TT.TT164.6M chromosome 7, Bangor_MerUng_6.1, whole genome shotgun sequence.
TTAAATCTCCCTTAGGCTTCGGTCCAGGCCCTGAATGGCTGATCTCCAGTTGGCTCCACATCTGCCTGTGGGCGTTATGTTCCCACATAATAAAACAGAAGCTCCAGGGCTCCACTCAGCTAAGCGTGACCCTTTTGAACAGAGTGACTCTTCCCAGCGGTCCTCGATGGGACATTTGAGGAACACTCTCCAGCAGAAGCCTTGGAGCAACACGGAGCCGGAGCAGAAAGACGATGCCTCCGCTCACCCCAAAAGGAACATCTGCACAAAACCCCGCAGGCACTCCTGTCCCCACAGTGTGAGAATCAGCCAGCAGGGCACAGGAAGCAATCCCCAGGGccaaggaaagggtttgttttactTGTCAAGCCCTCAACCCCGGTATCCCAAAGCGAATGACCAGGACTTCATTCCCTTCAGGAAGAAACGAGTTGGGGTGGATCGGGCATACCCACTGAAACCCATGGTCCACCGGAAGTCACATAGCACAGGTGAGGCAGACAGCGATGGCGACCAGAATGGCTACCCAAGACTCCCTGACTCCAGCGAGTTTTCAGACAGCAACTTTGGTTTGAGGAGCTGGGTGAATTCGTCTGTGTTTGCGTCCGTGCAGGCAGAGAAGGTCATGGCAGACCTCCACAGGACCGAGTGGTCGCAGATCCAAAGACTGGAAGCGGCCGGGGAGAGTTTACAGAAGGAAATCCGAAGAAAGGAGCTCCTCCTAAGGGAAAAGCTGAAGAAGACAGAGGAGGGTCTTCGAAGGatccagaaggaaaagaaggaggccAGGGAAAATGAAGACAGGCAGCTACAAAGAATGATCCCACCTGCCGGGAGAGTTAGAGTTAGTAACAGGAACACCACACACGACCCCAGTTTATCCCCGGAGCTCAGGTCTGAGGTGTTCAGAGGAAACGGGAGAGAGGACCAGACTTATGAACAGGCCCAGGAAAACTCCAGTCCACTCCAGTTCTCTGATTACGAAATCCAGAAGCTCAAAAGGGAAAGGCTGATGGCGAGCAACAACAAAATTCCACAGCAAGACTCAGCAGACAAGTTCTCCCCACCTTCAGAGGAGCTGGGCAGTGAACCGCAGGCGTCAAGCCCGTCCGGAACGCCAGGCTCCTCAGCGCCAGGCTCCTCAGGGTCCACCTCCTCCACGGAGGAGCCAGAGCTGAGCAAGTGCGGCCACTGCGGACGAATGTTTCTTTCACTCAGGCTGCAGAGACACTCCGCGGTCTGTGGCAGAATGCAAGGGTCCAAGAGGAAAGTGTTTGACTCCTCCAGGGCCCGGGCTAAGGGCACAGAACTAGAGCAGTACTTGAACTGGAAGGGGCCAGCCACAGCCAAGGTAATAAAAGCCTCCTAGATTTGACTTTGGATGGGGGTGCGTGTAATGGTCCACTCTGTCCTCACCAGTTTGCTTTTGGGAACCAGGGTCTTGTAGGATGGAGTGGAGAACCGAAATTTCTGCTTGCCAGTCTCTGTGATCAGAGCTTTAAGTAGGACCTTAAATTCTGTGAGAATCTTATTGTCTCTGTGGGAATGTCATTGTATCCATTCAAAAATCAAGAATCAACCTCCCCTAAACACAggagtatgtacacacacacctcccataaacaca
Proteins encoded in this region:
- the Zc2hc1c gene encoding zinc finger C2HC domain-containing protein 1C, with amino-acid sequence MADLQLAPHLPVGVMFPHNKTEAPGLHSAKRDPFEQSDSSQRSSMGHLRNTLQQKPWSNTEPEQKDDASAHPKRNICTKPRRHSCPHSVRISQQGTGSNPQGQGKGLFYLSSPQPRYPKANDQDFIPFRKKRVGVDRAYPLKPMVHRKSHSTGEADSDGDQNGYPRLPDSSEFSDSNFGLRSWVNSSVFASVQAEKVMADLHRTEWSQIQRLEAAGESLQKEIRRKELLLREKLKKTEEGLRRIQKEKKEARENEDRQLQRMIPPAGRVRVSNRNTTHDPSLSPELRSEVFRGNGREDQTYEQAQENSSPLQFSDYEIQKLKRERLMASNNKIPQQDSADKFSPPSEELGSEPQASSPSGTPGSSAPGSSGSTSSTEEPELSKCGHCGRMFLSLRLQRHSAVCGRMQGSKRKVFDSSRARAKGTELEQYLNWKGPATAKAEPPRKSTWRQKHESFIRTLRHARQVQQVIARGGNPSDLPPILPAENPDYVQCPYCSRHFAPKVAERHIPKCKTIKNRPPPPRRHDS